The following are encoded in a window of Mycoplasmopsis bovis PG45 genomic DNA:
- a CDS encoding ATP-binding cassette domain-containing protein: MIWLKKLIDNVKLSTAKVTDNDIAEYDRLSAKILNSDKNAEEIPAIELKNVIIDFGETLAVDNVSFKIPNGKLVTLLGPSGSGKTTTLNAISGLLTITSGNVYFNGKDVTNLSPQQRKLGFVFQNYALYPHMSVFDNIAFPLKNDIKWQNKAIDKKNSAIIKIKNLYLKSLGASDEEINKINDLWNIYTNIDKEVDYELNNFVVKNNKIIEKAKTDYKLAKIHYEGELATISKTILKAFNSLKKSYKLKKDNIKKHFNLLKLNNDLKNESEYPKCEFLANLDTQLLSYKKVANVDEATEKYHNLQEVISDISTLDWKVYSEKDQYELLKVENKLLKASLYYKYCMNTLKAIENGEQEVAKAKEALKEAKIANKELKANNKEDLKRLKHNFKHMRFVAYKIFKSFADEIYAKYNLDEVMKDDNEHKNANLSEAQRDEIYELSKDIISIKKAIFNEVMEVAKRVEILPILQKKPTRLSGGQQQRVAIARAIVKKPDILLMDEPLSNLDAKLRISTRQWIRQIQRNLGITTVFVTHDQEEAMSISDIVVCMSTSKVQQLGSPLELYNRPKNKFVARFLGMPEMGLFPGKYENGKLSVLGKPVDGITFYEYDQFTCNVGVRAEDFDIVKSSADANYFGLVKAVENFGKESKLIVEVSEAGDVNFLVSNDYEYNVGDKIYFNLPTNRLHIFDKANDERVEYEIKK; the protein is encoded by the coding sequence ATGATTTGACTAAAAAAACTTATTGATAATGTTAAATTATCAACAGCAAAAGTCACTGATAATGATATAGCTGAATATGATAGACTCTCGGCAAAAATACTTAATTCAGATAAAAATGCAGAAGAAATTCCTGCAATTGAATTAAAAAATGTAATCATTGACTTCGGCGAAACATTGGCTGTTGATAATGTAAGTTTTAAAATTCCTAATGGTAAGTTAGTTACCCTTTTAGGTCCTTCTGGTAGTGGCAAAACTACAACACTTAATGCTATAAGTGGGCTACTAACAATAACTAGTGGTAACGTATACTTTAATGGTAAAGACGTGACTAATTTATCGCCTCAGCAAAGAAAATTAGGTTTTGTTTTCCAAAACTATGCACTTTATCCACATATGAGTGTTTTTGATAACATCGCATTCCCATTAAAAAATGATATTAAGTGACAAAATAAGGCAATTGACAAAAAAAATAGTGCAATTATCAAAATCAAAAACTTGTATTTAAAAAGTCTTGGTGCTTCTGATGAAGAGATTAACAAAATCAATGATTTATGAAATATTTATACTAATATTGATAAAGAAGTTGATTATGAACTTAATAATTTTGTGGTCAAAAACAATAAAATTATTGAAAAAGCAAAAACTGATTATAAATTAGCTAAAATCCACTATGAAGGGGAGTTGGCTACAATTTCAAAAACAATTTTAAAAGCATTTAACAGCTTGAAAAAGTCATACAAGCTTAAAAAAGACAATATTAAAAAACATTTCAATTTACTTAAGCTTAATAATGATCTTAAAAATGAGTCAGAATATCCTAAGTGTGAATTTTTAGCTAATCTTGATACTCAATTGCTTTCATACAAAAAAGTTGCTAATGTAGATGAAGCTACTGAAAAGTATCATAATTTACAAGAGGTTATTTCTGATATATCAACTCTAGATTGAAAGGTCTATTCAGAAAAAGATCAATATGAGCTTTTAAAAGTCGAAAACAAACTTCTTAAAGCAAGTTTATACTACAAATATTGTATGAACACACTAAAAGCTATTGAAAACGGAGAGCAAGAAGTAGCTAAAGCTAAAGAAGCGCTTAAAGAAGCTAAAATAGCTAACAAAGAGTTAAAGGCTAATAACAAGGAAGACTTAAAAAGATTAAAGCACAACTTCAAACATATGCGTTTTGTTGCCTATAAGATTTTTAAATCTTTTGCTGATGAAATTTATGCTAAATATAATCTTGATGAAGTTATGAAAGATGACAATGAGCATAAAAATGCTAATTTGTCCGAAGCACAAAGAGATGAAATTTATGAACTTTCAAAAGACATAATTTCAATTAAAAAAGCTATTTTTAATGAAGTTATGGAAGTTGCTAAAAGAGTTGAAATTCTTCCTATTTTGCAAAAGAAACCTACAAGACTTTCAGGTGGTCAACAACAACGTGTTGCTATCGCCCGTGCTATTGTTAAAAAGCCTGACATTTTATTAATGGATGAACCGCTTTCAAACCTTGATGCTAAATTACGTATATCAACAAGACAATGAATTAGACAAATTCAAAGAAATCTTGGTATTACAACAGTTTTTGTTACTCACGACCAAGAAGAAGCTATGTCTATTAGTGATATTGTTGTATGTATGTCAACATCAAAAGTTCAACAACTAGGCTCACCATTAGAACTATATAATAGACCTAAAAATAAATTTGTGGCTCGTTTCTTGGGTATGCCTGAAATGGGACTATTCCCAGGTAAATATGAAAACGGAAAACTTAGCGTATTAGGCAAACCAGTTGACGGCATTACATTTTATGAATATGACCAATTTACCTGTAATGTAGGGGTAAGAGCCGAAGACTTTGATATTGTAAAATCAAGCGCAGATGCTAATTACTTTGGATTAGTTAAAGCTGTTGAAAACTTCGGTAAAGAAAGCAAATTAATTGTTGAAGTTTCTGAAGCTGGTGACGTTAACTTCTTGGTCTCAAATGACTATGAGTACAACGTTGGAGACAAAATTTACTTCAATCTACCAACTAACAGGCTTCACATATTTGACAAAGCAAATGATGAAAGAGTAGAGTATGAAATTAAAAAATAG
- a CDS encoding carbohydrate ABC transporter permease encodes MFGTKLRIRQWWSNIKLRKNKDTTANQVRDNSVASLVTWSFLKIAVLVFFAAIVLFPFFYMLTISVMPKEQAEELQSHFSFWPKSWEWQNYIEASHGSKDSKGYWYAFWLTFANVIFSIVLKIFVTMLCGYAFSLKKWRGKEFMWGFFISLLVLPEVALLFGQYKVVISLDNQFGVLKSFMGAIAMIALPFVASIFNALMFRNAFEAIPGRIKEVAMVDGAVGARYLFKIAMPMVQPTTLTIVILTTLASWNSYLWPALLFTGSNYEIMSVWLFQVGRENIDNVTRIHQNVKMAGAVLVILPMFVFYFIFRKKIMSSISRQGSAIKG; translated from the coding sequence ATGTTTGGAACAAAATTAAGAATTCGCCAGTGATGGTCGAATATCAAACTAAGAAAGAATAAAGACACTACTGCCAATCAAGTAAGGGATAATTCTGTTGCTTCGTTAGTTACTTGGTCATTTCTTAAAATTGCTGTTCTAGTGTTTTTTGCTGCTATTGTTCTCTTCCCATTTTTCTATATGTTAACTATTTCAGTTATGCCTAAAGAACAGGCTGAGGAGTTACAAAGTCACTTCAGCTTCTGGCCTAAATCATGAGAGTGACAAAACTACATTGAGGCTTCTCACGGTAGTAAAGACAGTAAAGGTTACTGATATGCCTTTTGGCTAACATTTGCTAACGTAATATTTTCAATTGTTTTAAAAATATTTGTGACAATGCTTTGTGGATATGCTTTTTCACTTAAAAAGTGAAGAGGCAAGGAATTTATGTGAGGATTTTTTATCTCTCTGTTAGTGCTTCCAGAAGTTGCGTTGCTTTTCGGTCAATATAAAGTTGTTATTTCATTAGATAATCAATTTGGTGTGCTTAAAAGTTTTATGGGTGCTATCGCAATGATAGCCTTGCCATTTGTGGCTTCAATATTCAATGCTCTAATGTTTAGAAATGCTTTTGAAGCAATTCCAGGCAGAATTAAAGAAGTTGCTATGGTTGATGGTGCTGTTGGAGCTAGGTATTTATTTAAAATAGCTATGCCAATGGTACAACCTACAACATTAACAATTGTTATTCTTACCACATTAGCATCATGAAACTCATATTTATGACCTGCATTGCTATTTACAGGCAGTAACTATGAAATTATGTCAGTTTGATTATTCCAAGTTGGACGTGAAAATATAGACAATGTTACTAGAATTCACCAAAATGTTAAGATGGCTGGTGCTGTGCTGGTTATTTTACCAATGTTCGTGTTTTACTTTATCTTTAGAAAGAAAATTATGTCTTCTATTTCTAGACAAGGTAGTGCTATTAAAGGTTAA
- a CDS encoding P68 family surface lipoprotein — translation MSKKNKLMIGLSSTAIPLLAAVSAKCGGTVNYEDLGKDAKKISLGVSFSSGQPQWNTMASLIKYYNEAHKNDKHFLPVELKHLGSGYPEGENTVITELKAKRNEVVNLAFNYGSLASRLASSEMRDLYKMDKVLNFEDNDKDISVDLKNINEQFARANSNTENLPNNGTFMIPMLKSIQVMSANAPVLQYIFKTFKDKGAKFDESFENSTKYKEIIENGKGDEDEVKKLWGEFESSQESAVKSLTISSSTFENLEELLTFANIAQKSFKNSAAKNSRLHILGVDDVSGLIQSLPYAMINADANDFFIQTGLVKNKTTVNYKKIKDKNNKSVKALSEIYNKFKDSLIAKSLTLLAGGEYTSSYQTKHEYAFGIGSTAGYRHNYIPDKAKKVVFTLKDTAVSGEKDTEFKNVIKKTKKGIDQLLVISKGHANKVYKSTVDIDKLDDKEKGSLKYSYKSLDSATDSKMYEILKKITNTDAKAKNNNQWLLFLREDNESDIKAAKGKGAEEVGTVIETKISGASKYKIFFLNDESLLNRKELSSKGTLQENELIVFAVPGKWNKHNEKRVIYSQGPSLIGISRGAKPDRAAKNFAKFLTSLDKIDITLSKYDKDMKKTEDSEDKPYKQVTPAQFISDAASYVFPVKGFENTDTSKITNKYIVHTYNELKEAVTNKNVVIYEEPAGFHSSSFRESLGSAFKSAYLKAKNDQPLEDFDKEIIGSIIASSSQILK, via the coding sequence ATGAGTAAGAAAAATAAATTAATGATTGGGCTTTCATCTACTGCTATCCCGCTTTTAGCAGCAGTGTCTGCTAAGTGTGGTGGAACTGTAAATTATGAAGATCTAGGAAAAGATGCAAAAAAAATATCACTTGGTGTTAGCTTTTCATCTGGTCAGCCACAATGAAATACTATGGCTTCATTAATAAAATATTATAATGAGGCTCACAAAAATGATAAACACTTTTTACCTGTAGAACTAAAACACTTAGGTTCAGGTTACCCTGAAGGTGAAAACACAGTCATCACCGAATTAAAAGCAAAAAGAAATGAAGTTGTTAATTTAGCTTTTAACTATGGTTCACTGGCTTCTAGATTAGCTTCATCTGAAATGCGTGACTTATACAAAATGGATAAAGTTCTAAACTTTGAAGATAATGATAAAGATATAAGTGTTGATTTAAAGAACATTAACGAGCAATTTGCAAGAGCAAATTCAAACACCGAAAATCTACCTAATAATGGTACATTTATGATTCCAATGTTAAAGTCAATCCAAGTTATGTCTGCTAACGCGCCAGTATTACAATACATCTTTAAAACTTTCAAGGATAAAGGTGCTAAATTTGATGAATCGTTTGAAAACTCAACAAAATACAAAGAAATTATTGAAAATGGTAAGGGCGACGAGGACGAAGTAAAAAAATTGTGAGGTGAATTTGAAAGTTCACAAGAAAGCGCCGTTAAAAGTTTAACAATAAGTAGTAGTACATTCGAAAATCTTGAGGAACTTTTAACTTTTGCTAACATAGCGCAAAAAAGTTTTAAAAACTCAGCAGCCAAGAACTCTAGATTACATATCTTAGGTGTTGATGACGTTTCGGGATTAATTCAATCACTGCCATATGCAATGATTAATGCAGATGCTAATGACTTTTTCATCCAGACTGGTCTTGTTAAGAATAAAACAACAGTAAATTACAAAAAAATTAAAGACAAAAACAACAAGTCAGTTAAAGCACTTTCAGAAATTTACAACAAATTCAAAGACTCTCTAATTGCCAAATCGCTTACATTATTAGCTGGTGGTGAATATACATCTTCATACCAAACAAAACACGAATATGCTTTTGGTATTGGATCAACTGCTGGATATAGACATAACTATATTCCAGACAAAGCTAAAAAAGTTGTTTTCACACTTAAAGATACTGCTGTTAGTGGCGAAAAAGATACAGAATTTAAAAATGTAATTAAAAAGACAAAAAAAGGCATTGACCAATTGCTTGTTATTTCAAAAGGCCATGCTAATAAAGTTTATAAATCAACAGTCGATATAGATAAACTTGATGATAAGGAAAAAGGCTCATTAAAATACAGTTATAAATCTCTTGACTCTGCAACAGACAGTAAAATGTATGAGATACTCAAGAAAATAACGAATACTGATGCAAAAGCAAAAAATAATAACCAATGACTATTATTCTTAAGAGAAGATAATGAAAGCGATATTAAAGCAGCTAAAGGAAAAGGCGCTGAAGAAGTTGGAACCGTTATTGAAACTAAGATAAGTGGAGCATCTAAGTATAAAATTTTCTTCTTAAATGATGAAAGTTTATTAAATAGAAAAGAACTTTCATCAAAAGGAACACTTCAAGAAAATGAATTAATAGTATTTGCTGTGCCTGGTAAATGAAATAAACATAATGAAAAGAGAGTTATTTATTCACAAGGTCCTTCACTTATTGGTATAAGTAGAGGTGCAAAACCTGATAGAGCCGCTAAAAATTTTGCTAAGTTCCTTACTTCTCTGGACAAAATAGATATTACACTTAGCAAGTATGACAAAGATATGAAAAAGACCGAAGATAGTGAAGACAAACCCTACAAACAAGTTACTCCTGCACAATTTATTAGTGATGCTGCTTCATATGTATTCCCTGTAAAAGGTTTTGAAAATACTGACACATCTAAGATCACAAATAAGTACATTGTTCATACATATAACGAATTAAAAGAAGCTGTAACAAATAAAAATGTTGTTATATATGAAGAACCAGCTGGATTCCACTCATCATCATTTAGAGAAAGCTTAGGTTCAGCATTTAAATCAGCATATCTAAAAGCTAAAAATGATCAACCACTAGAAGATTTCGATAAAGAAATTATTGGATCAATTATTGCATCAAGCAGTCAAATTCTTAAATAA
- a CDS encoding thermonuclease family protein → MKRNIKHTLIVLTSASAFLPVISASCENGTIKAKEVAEVHLPDNFDIKKLNSSEKRVFKKANSVNLNSVDYTKGTTFEIPGEKDYFLKIYSLTPPSIDENTVVPLDKDKEVSAEINLEFKIIYKDPVENTVELVDGWEKKLSIKNDKFILHSLNSVYNSFESNKASAFEFKNIDWDKLKAKYFDAEIVKWSDGDTPVVKVTSVDPLNQNVKVGDETKIRISGVDTPEKFVGGIKSSNLEHNYALLSSKFAEEALPKGSKVRVYGDSKDAYGRIVGDVFFGDKYQYLYSVEITRSGLTLPYYDNVTLAFSFVKNPVYWEHYALLRLGEALEYAKTNKKGFFKTFALPYWIQSNIYKMKPNGKWTLLDKHSPTNLYNIEGINLIDDSYKNK, encoded by the coding sequence ATGAAGAGAAATATAAAGCACACATTGATTGTTTTAACAAGTGCCTCAGCATTTTTGCCAGTAATTTCGGCTTCATGTGAAAATGGTACAATTAAGGCAAAAGAAGTTGCAGAAGTGCATCTTCCAGATAATTTCGATATAAAAAAACTTAATTCTTCTGAAAAAAGAGTTTTTAAAAAGGCAAATTCTGTAAATTTAAATAGTGTAGATTATACAAAAGGAACTACCTTTGAAATACCTGGTGAAAAAGATTACTTTTTAAAAATTTATTCTTTAACTCCACCATCAATTGATGAAAATACAGTTGTGCCTCTTGATAAGGATAAAGAAGTTAGTGCTGAAATAAATTTGGAATTTAAAATCATTTACAAAGACCCTGTTGAAAACACTGTTGAGTTAGTAGATGGCTGAGAGAAAAAACTTAGCATTAAAAATGACAAATTTATTTTACATTCGCTTAATTCAGTTTATAACAGTTTCGAAAGTAACAAAGCCAGTGCTTTTGAATTTAAAAACATAGATTGAGACAAATTGAAGGCTAAATATTTTGATGCAGAAATAGTTAAATGAAGCGATGGTGATACACCTGTAGTTAAAGTTACTAGTGTTGATCCTTTAAATCAGAATGTTAAAGTAGGTGATGAAACTAAAATAAGAATTTCTGGCGTTGATACACCTGAAAAATTTGTGGGTGGAATTAAAAGCAGTAATCTAGAACACAACTATGCATTACTTTCATCTAAATTTGCTGAAGAAGCTTTACCAAAGGGCTCAAAAGTTAGAGTTTATGGCGATTCTAAAGATGCATACGGAAGAATAGTTGGCGATGTATTTTTTGGAGACAAATATCAATATCTATATTCAGTTGAAATAACTCGTTCTGGATTAACTTTACCATATTATGACAATGTAACTTTGGCATTTAGTTTTGTAAAAAATCCAGTTTACTGAGAGCATTATGCCTTGCTTCGTTTAGGTGAAGCATTAGAATATGCTAAAACCAACAAAAAAGGATTCTTTAAAACATTTGCATTGCCATACTGAATTCAATCTAACATTTACAAAATGAAGCCTAATGGAAAATGAACATTGCTAGATAAACACTCTCCTACAAATCTGTACAACATTGAAGGCATTAATTTAATTGATGATTCATACAAAAATAAATAA
- a CDS encoding transposase translates to MAIPVEIRQVERPKNTVVKNYFGKFKVVKRTSKYVNGKAIPKDLAIVGEIVDYKFVPFETPIPVGTRSKKNQEKTDIKDYGNIAIFTKNSNDILEKLLTHFDSSTAYKLYVIAILRCAYPKAVNRDLKFYYETSFMSELFKKVGLSESLLPDFFEKTGRAYSNIHNFMLDRINEFKGRVQIIDGTLKSYNSDEVTFSQWSRKGKVKGSKDFTLLYTCVLYTKEPIYHRPYQGNMLDSTIFEDFLENVPSTGEILVADKGFRTKAITELLEQNKNVKYLLPLKRNTTLIREEKLDENLTPVKIKDKQLLGSKKQINGKFFYLFKDLEIAGKESVGNYQKHLKRNTFNIDEFNKNNQFFGVIVFESNVDLSLEDVYTLYDQRWEIEEMFNFYKNILELSKTRVHSEMKVYTTEFINYLSLIIATKVKNNFIRLNLHQNYSFRQIIEYLRSYKVEVINNTEWKKRKVLKYVQDLAELLEI, encoded by the coding sequence ATGGCAATTCCAGTTGAAATAAGACAAGTTGAAAGACCTAAAAACACAGTTGTAAAGAATTACTTTGGAAAATTTAAAGTTGTAAAAAGAACCAGCAAATATGTGAATGGAAAAGCAATTCCAAAAGATTTGGCAATTGTTGGCGAAATAGTAGATTACAAATTTGTTCCTTTTGAAACACCTATCCCAGTAGGTACAAGATCTAAGAAAAATCAAGAAAAAACAGATATAAAAGACTATGGTAACATAGCAATTTTTACAAAAAATAGCAATGATATTTTGGAAAAATTACTAACACATTTTGATTCATCAACAGCTTACAAATTATATGTAATTGCTATTCTTAGATGTGCCTATCCAAAAGCCGTTAATCGTGATTTAAAGTTTTACTATGAAACTTCATTTATGTCTGAATTATTTAAAAAGGTTGGTTTATCTGAATCATTATTACCAGACTTCTTTGAAAAAACTGGTAGAGCATATTCAAATATACATAACTTCATGTTAGATAGAATAAATGAGTTTAAAGGTAGAGTGCAAATTATTGATGGCACACTTAAATCTTATAATTCAGATGAAGTAACTTTTTCTCAATGATCAAGAAAAGGCAAGGTTAAAGGTAGCAAAGATTTTACCTTACTTTACACTTGTGTCTTATATACCAAAGAGCCAATTTATCACAGACCATACCAAGGAAATATGCTGGATTCGACTATTTTTGAGGACTTTTTGGAAAATGTGCCTAGCACTGGCGAAATATTAGTTGCTGATAAAGGCTTTAGAACTAAAGCAATTACAGAGCTTTTAGAACAGAATAAAAATGTTAAGTATCTTTTGCCATTAAAGAGAAATACAACATTAATTAGAGAAGAAAAACTTGATGAAAACTTGACTCCTGTGAAAATTAAAGATAAGCAATTACTAGGGTCTAAAAAGCAAATAAATGGAAAGTTTTTTTATCTATTTAAAGACTTAGAAATAGCTGGCAAAGAAAGTGTTGGAAACTATCAAAAACATCTAAAAAGAAATACATTTAACATTGATGAATTCAATAAAAATAATCAATTTTTTGGTGTCATTGTTTTTGAATCCAATGTTGACCTTTCATTAGAGGATGTATACACACTATATGATCAAAGATGAGAAATTGAAGAAATGTTTAACTTTTACAAAAATATTTTGGAACTATCAAAAACAAGAGTTCATTCAGAAATGAAAGTTTACACAACAGAGTTTATAAACTACTTGTCACTAATAATTGCGACAAAAGTTAAGAACAATTTTATAAGACTAAATCTTCATCAAAACTACTCATTCAGACAGATTATAGAATATTTGAGAAGTTACAAAGTTGAAGTAATAAATAATACAGAATGAAAAAAACGCAAGGTGTTGAAATATGTTCAAGACCTTGCGGAATTGTTAGAAATATAG
- a CDS encoding carbohydrate ABC transporter permease encodes MKLKNSFWAKLSHKSPALSKVAMNKQANKKLQSLSESVVDKRTPAWKPLSMLLPTIIILLTFTIVPFIINLQSAFFVKNDDGISEFTFKNFSDLLADQAYAVGVRNALMYGLIVLPFVMIISLLISSCIASVYRKWARGIWQSIFFLPYMTNAVAVSLSFIQFFAPNGMFNTIFNIKVPWLEKGDAFAFEALFPLLVHGIWSGLAFNVLIFTTAMLSVDKNLYKSASIDGIGGIKQFFTITLPSIKSTTTFLITMGIINGIKVFPLALFNNRPLDAINNGASSLMLYVYHMTKEGKDALASASAIMLFVIGFTYSLIIRRGFNAVIHASINLGESNVWNKIKNSPVMVEYQTKKE; translated from the coding sequence ATGAAATTAAAAAATAGTTTCTGGGCTAAGCTTTCTCATAAGTCACCGGCTTTGTCCAAAGTGGCTATGAATAAGCAGGCAAATAAAAAATTGCAATCTCTTTCTGAATCAGTAGTTGACAAAAGAACGCCTGCTTGAAAACCTTTATCAATGCTTTTGCCAACAATAATTATTTTGCTAACTTTCACTATTGTGCCATTTATTATTAACTTACAATCAGCTTTCTTTGTTAAAAATGACGATGGTATAAGCGAATTTACATTTAAAAACTTTTCTGACTTATTGGCTGATCAAGCATATGCAGTTGGTGTAAGAAATGCCTTAATGTATGGACTTATAGTTTTACCATTTGTTATGATTATATCACTACTTATATCATCGTGTATAGCTAGTGTTTATCGTAAATGAGCCAGAGGAATATGACAAAGCATCTTCTTCCTACCATATATGACTAATGCTGTTGCTGTTTCATTATCATTTATTCAATTTTTTGCACCTAATGGTATGTTTAACACTATTTTCAACATCAAGGTTCCTTGATTAGAAAAGGGCGATGCATTCGCTTTTGAAGCATTATTCCCATTATTGGTTCATGGTATATGATCTGGGCTTGCATTTAATGTTTTGATTTTTACAACAGCAATGCTTTCTGTTGACAAAAATCTCTATAAATCAGCCTCAATTGATGGAATTGGAGGTATTAAACAATTCTTTACAATCACTCTTCCATCAATTAAATCAACAACAACATTCTTAATTACTATGGGTATTATTAATGGGATTAAAGTATTCCCACTTGCTCTATTTAACAACAGGCCTCTAGATGCAATTAATAATGGTGCTTCATCATTAATGCTTTATGTGTACCATATGACAAAAGAAGGTAAAGATGCTCTAGCTTCAGCATCTGCTATTATGCTTTTTGTAATTGGATTTACATACTCATTAATTATTAGAAGAGGATTCAACGCAGTAATACATGCATCAATTAACTTAGGAGAATCAAATGTTTGGAACAAAATTAAGAATTCGCCAGTGATGGTCGAATATCAAACTAAGAAAGAATAA
- a CDS encoding MAGa5490 family lipoprotein encodes MKKTRFLLLSIASIAPLITISSIGCFVSDKEYKQYLKNLKVIDDFEITRPVIKDSKWDEYNRSYNAFKTWLKSRREKAPQNPYANQAFATMNLFLTNANKTYSMWYDAVLNNKSISDDEKIRPEFWEKDLNKNQ; translated from the coding sequence ATGAAAAAAACTAGATTTTTGCTTTTGTCAATTGCTTCAATTGCGCCATTAATTACAATTTCATCCATAGGTTGTTTTGTTTCTGATAAGGAATACAAGCAGTACCTAAAAAATCTCAAAGTTATAGATGACTTTGAAATAACTAGACCAGTTATTAAAGATAGTAAATGAGACGAATATAATCGTAGTTATAATGCATTTAAAACTTGATTAAAGAGCAGAAGAGAGAAAGCTCCACAAAATCCATATGCTAATCAGGCCTTTGCTACAATGAACTTATTTTTAACTAACGCAAATAAAACATATAGTATGTGATATGATGCAGTTTTAAATAATAAGAGCATTAGCGATGATGAAAAAATTAGACCTGAATTTTGAGAGAAAGATTTAAACAAAAATCAATAG